A genomic segment from Deinococcus aestuarii encodes:
- a CDS encoding DUF3500 domain-containing protein — protein MKKALFAVPLSLALLLAGCGTTTTDTGGGTDTGTGGDPISTGTAAEVVTAANAFLATLSTGQQSSVVLTRTESNSTTWSNLPVGAATRNGLALSSLTETQRAAALAVVKAATGTAANEGYDETTQLLAADDVLAGSQSGYGSGLYYLAFLNTPSTTGQWQLQFGGHHLAYNITYNAGAVTGATPKFTGIEPKCWSVTGSTVNVITSGCPAPGTSGSTTTYAPLYQEQQGMVNMLAGLSSTQLASAKLSQTFSDVLLGPGEDGQFPSTKSGLAVSGLSADQKALVLAAIKPWVQDVDDTTAAALLGIYENELDSTYIAYSGSTGLTSTADYVRIDGPSVWIEFVCQNGIVYRSQIHYHTVWRDHTRDYGASFSF, from the coding sequence ACCCGATCAGCACGGGCACGGCCGCCGAGGTGGTCACCGCCGCCAACGCCTTTCTCGCCACCCTCTCCACGGGCCAGCAGTCGAGCGTGGTGCTGACCCGCACCGAGTCGAACTCGACCACGTGGTCCAACCTCCCGGTCGGCGCGGCGACCCGCAACGGCCTGGCGCTGAGCAGCCTGACCGAAACCCAGCGGGCCGCCGCCCTCGCCGTGGTGAAGGCCGCCACCGGCACGGCCGCGAACGAGGGCTACGACGAGACCACGCAACTTCTCGCCGCCGACGACGTGCTGGCCGGGTCGCAGTCGGGCTACGGCAGCGGCCTGTATTACCTCGCCTTCCTGAATACGCCCAGCACGACCGGGCAGTGGCAGCTTCAGTTCGGCGGGCACCACCTCGCCTACAACATCACCTACAACGCCGGGGCGGTCACGGGCGCCACGCCCAAGTTCACCGGCATCGAGCCCAAGTGCTGGTCGGTGACGGGAAGCACGGTCAACGTCATCACCAGCGGGTGCCCGGCCCCCGGCACGAGCGGGAGCACGACCACCTACGCGCCGCTGTACCAGGAGCAGCAGGGCATGGTGAACATGCTCGCGGGCCTGAGCAGCACCCAGCTCGCCTCCGCCAAGCTCTCGCAGACCTTCAGCGACGTGCTGCTGGGACCGGGCGAGGACGGCCAGTTCCCGAGCACCAAGTCGGGCCTCGCCGTGAGCGGGCTGAGCGCGGACCAGAAGGCCCTCGTGCTCGCGGCCATCAAGCCCTGGGTGCAGGACGTGGACGACACGACGGCCGCCGCCCTGCTCGGCATCTACGAGAACGAGCTGGACAGCACGTACATCGCCTACTCGGGGAGCACCGGCCTGACGAGCACCGCCGATTACGTCCGCATCGACGGCCCCAGCGTCTGGATCGAGTTCGTGTGCCAGAACGGCATCGTGTACCGCTCGCAGATCCATTACCACACCGTCTGGCGCGACCACACCCGCGACTACGGCGCGAGCTTCTCCTTCTGA
- a CDS encoding bifunctional diguanylate cyclase/phosphodiesterase has protein sequence MSSAPHDPSFLRTLPDRAFAATLDLYARLTGARAARLTLTDGGASWQGGWPLGAAEGGDPGAPHTLSFRHGGVGGTLTLWGGRPLPAGHAGAEGHPFVAALRHEWELHAGQATLQQAHDQLQAMVQAAPLAVYSLTLEGLVKQWNAAAAETLGLPGEQVLGREVEDDRLRGAFAALRRSVARGPHPTPPQHLQLRPPGGEPVDVTLTAAPLPGGLVGTAQRVPREEGQRHHAAQQLALLESVLAHANDSVLITEAEPQDLPGPRIVYANAAFTRTTGYSLEEVIGQTPRLLHGPRTDRRALDKIRKALKKWKSVQVEVVNYRKDGSEFWVELSIAPVADETGWYTHWISIQRDISDRKRFAEHLDRERARVLELAAKNAPLSQVLARLAGTLERQFEGRRAAVVLPGEPPEVYTAHGDEGPERESWALVAARPGEERFTLPLGAAPRVWHVWRHPIRSGEGEALGTLLLLGKDAAPPNADERAQLDAGSGLAALVIERARAHSALERHALYDPLTNLPNRVLFERELKRTLAEATAAGRPVAVGLMDLDRFKLVNDTLGHSVGDALLQQVAARLRGVLGGGDTLARMGGDEFLLVLGGAATSPGIQAAAERLLHTFTQPFNLAGHEVFVRPSIGFTVFAHAATAVEHLLQQADTAMYQAKRRGGGYAVYTPEGEERLAAMTLETALNRALERQEFVLHYQPQWEARSGRLVGVEALLRWQHPDLGLVPPADFIPLTEVTGLIVPIGAWVLRQACEQAVAWTALAPGLRMSVNLSARQFLEPNLIETVTWALRTSGLRPERLELELTESMLMQALEAQGTLRRLKDLGVRVVVDDFGTGYSNLAYLKQYPIDGLKIDRSFTAGVASDLPSAGRDEALVRAVMNLAQALGLEVTVEGVETAPQLEFLRTHACDYVQGYLTGRPQDARALGTLLEESRVAPAR, from the coding sequence ATGTCCTCGGCACCGCACGACCCTTCCTTCCTCCGCACCCTTCCGGACCGCGCCTTCGCGGCGACGCTGGACCTCTACGCCCGCCTGACGGGGGCGCGGGCGGCCCGGCTCACGCTGACGGACGGCGGGGCGTCCTGGCAGGGCGGCTGGCCGCTGGGGGCGGCGGAGGGCGGGGACCCCGGGGCGCCGCACACGCTCTCGTTCCGGCACGGCGGGGTGGGCGGCACGCTGACGCTCTGGGGAGGCCGTCCCCTCCCGGCCGGGCACGCGGGGGCGGAGGGGCACCCCTTCGTCGCCGCGCTGCGGCACGAGTGGGAGCTGCACGCGGGGCAGGCCACGTTGCAACAGGCGCACGACCAGCTTCAGGCGATGGTGCAGGCCGCGCCGCTGGCGGTGTATTCCCTCACGCTGGAGGGGCTGGTCAAGCAGTGGAACGCGGCGGCGGCGGAGACGCTGGGCCTGCCGGGCGAGCAGGTGCTCGGGCGCGAGGTCGAGGACGACCGGCTGCGGGGTGCCTTCGCGGCCCTGCGGCGCAGCGTGGCGCGCGGACCCCACCCCACCCCGCCCCAGCACCTGCAACTGAGGCCACCGGGCGGCGAGCCGGTGGACGTGACGCTCACCGCCGCGCCGCTGCCGGGCGGGCTGGTGGGCACGGCGCAGCGGGTCCCCCGCGAGGAGGGGCAGCGCCACCACGCGGCGCAGCAGCTCGCCCTGCTCGAATCGGTCCTCGCGCACGCCAACGACTCGGTGCTGATCACGGAGGCCGAGCCGCAGGACCTGCCGGGGCCGCGCATCGTGTACGCGAACGCGGCCTTTACCCGCACGACGGGCTACTCGCTGGAGGAGGTGATCGGCCAGACCCCCCGCCTCCTGCACGGGCCGCGCACCGACCGCCGGGCGCTCGACAAGATTCGCAAGGCGCTCAAGAAGTGGAAGAGCGTGCAGGTCGAGGTGGTGAACTACCGCAAGGACGGCTCGGAGTTCTGGGTCGAGCTGTCCATCGCGCCCGTCGCCGACGAGACGGGCTGGTACACCCACTGGATTTCGATCCAGCGCGACATCTCCGACCGCAAGAGATTCGCCGAGCACCTCGACCGCGAGCGGGCGCGGGTCCTCGAACTCGCGGCGAAGAACGCGCCGCTCTCGCAGGTCCTCGCGCGGCTGGCGGGCACCCTGGAGCGGCAGTTCGAGGGACGGCGGGCGGCGGTCGTGCTGCCCGGCGAGCCCCCCGAGGTCTACACCGCGCACGGGGACGAGGGGCCCGAGCGGGAGAGCTGGGCGCTCGTGGCGGCCCGCCCTGGGGAGGAGCGCTTCACCCTGCCCCTCGGCGCGGCCCCGCGGGTGTGGCACGTCTGGCGGCACCCGATCCGGAGCGGCGAGGGCGAGGCGCTGGGCACGCTGCTCCTGCTGGGCAAGGACGCCGCGCCCCCCAACGCGGACGAGCGGGCGCAGCTCGACGCGGGATCGGGCCTCGCCGCGCTGGTGATCGAGCGCGCCCGGGCGCACTCGGCGCTGGAGCGCCACGCCCTGTACGACCCCCTCACCAACCTGCCCAACCGGGTGCTGTTCGAGCGCGAACTCAAGCGCACCCTGGCCGAGGCCACGGCGGCGGGCAGGCCGGTCGCCGTCGGGTTGATGGACCTCGACCGCTTCAAGCTGGTGAACGACACGCTCGGGCACAGCGTCGGGGACGCGCTGCTCCAGCAGGTGGCCGCCCGGCTGCGGGGGGTGCTCGGCGGGGGCGACACCCTCGCCCGCATGGGCGGCGACGAGTTCCTGCTCGTGCTGGGGGGCGCGGCGACCTCGCCCGGCATCCAGGCGGCGGCCGAGCGGCTGCTGCACACCTTCACCCAGCCCTTCAACCTCGCGGGGCACGAGGTCTTCGTGCGGCCGAGCATCGGGTTCACGGTCTTTGCGCACGCGGCGACGGCGGTCGAGCACCTCCTCCAGCAGGCGGACACCGCCATGTACCAGGCCAAGCGCCGGGGCGGCGGGTACGCCGTGTATACCCCGGAAGGCGAGGAGCGCCTCGCCGCGATGACGCTGGAAACGGCCCTCAACCGCGCCCTGGAGCGGCAGGAATTCGTGCTGCACTACCAGCCGCAGTGGGAGGCCCGCAGCGGAAGGCTGGTGGGGGTCGAAGCCCTGCTGCGCTGGCAACATCCCGACCTCGGGCTGGTGCCGCCCGCCGACTTCATTCCCCTGACCGAGGTGACGGGGCTGATCGTGCCCATCGGCGCCTGGGTGTTGCGCCAGGCCTGCGAGCAGGCGGTGGCGTGGACGGCCCTCGCCCCCGGTCTCCGGATGTCGGTCAATCTCTCCGCCCGGCAGTTTCTGGAACCCAACCTGATCGAGACGGTGACCTGGGCGCTGCGGACCTCGGGCCTGCGCCCGGAGCGGCTCGAACTCGAACTTACCGAGAGCATGTTGATGCAGGCCCTGGAGGCGCAGGGAACCTTGCGGCGCCTCAAGGACCTCGGGGTGCGGGTGGTCGTGGACGACTTCGGGACCGGGTACTCCAACCTCGCCTACCTCAAGCAGTACCCCATCGACGGGCTCAAGATCGACCGCTCCTTCACGGCGGGCGTGGCGAGCGACCTCCCCTCGGCGGGACGCGACGAGGCCCTCGTCCGGGCGGTGATGAATCTCGCCCAGGCGCTGGGGCTGGAGGTCACGGTGGAGGGGGTGGAGACGGCCCCGCAGCTCGAGTTCCTGCGCACGCACGCCTGCGACTACGTGCAGGGCTACCTCACGGGCAGGCCCCAGGACGCGCGCGCGCTCGGAACCCTGCTGGAGGAGAGCCGCGTCGCCCCGGCCCGCTGA
- a CDS encoding HupE/UreJ family protein, with translation MTLPRPPLLSWLLALVFALLPGRGLAHPMPTTTLQLDLHPSSVTADLALPLNELQLATRWNLLGNASALEQYGPQLRTYLRRHLAATTPSGQAWAVEIGEPTLSQVQQAATGPYQEFVVPVQLTPPAGASTRAFTLRYDAIVHQVVTHSVLVSIRRDWERGLNKESGNENVEVGVIRTDPRTGQVPLLPVNQAQGNAWQGFVGIFKLGMQHIAEGTDHLLFLLTLLLPAPLLAVMNRRPHWGAFGGPRRSLLNIVKITTAFTVGHSLTLLLGTLRIVNVPDAPIEALIAVSILVSAVHALRPIFPGRELVIAGGFGLIHGLAFSSTLAELDLSPWQTALSLLGFNLGIEAMQLIVIAVTMPWLILLAQTRLYTPVRTLGASLAVLASLGWLGDRVGLANPLGTLADSLGAAGPWALLALAALALLGFAFRRAGNQGVSTS, from the coding sequence TTGACCCTTCCCCGACCCCCCCTCCTGAGCTGGCTCCTCGCCCTCGTCTTCGCCCTGCTGCCGGGGCGCGGCCTCGCCCACCCGATGCCGACGACGACCCTTCAGCTCGACCTCCACCCGTCGTCGGTCACGGCGGACCTCGCCCTGCCGCTGAACGAGCTGCAACTGGCGACCCGCTGGAACTTGCTCGGCAACGCCTCGGCGCTGGAGCAGTACGGCCCCCAGCTCCGCACCTACCTGCGGCGTCACCTCGCCGCCACCACGCCCTCCGGGCAGGCCTGGGCGGTCGAGATCGGCGAGCCCACCCTCTCGCAGGTGCAGCAGGCCGCGACCGGCCCGTATCAGGAATTCGTGGTGCCCGTGCAGCTCACCCCCCCGGCCGGGGCGAGCACCCGCGCCTTCACGCTGAGGTACGACGCCATCGTGCATCAGGTGGTGACCCACAGCGTCCTCGTGTCCATCCGGCGCGACTGGGAACGCGGGCTGAACAAGGAGAGCGGCAACGAGAACGTCGAGGTCGGCGTCATCCGCACCGACCCGCGTACCGGACAGGTACCGCTCCTGCCGGTGAATCAAGCGCAGGGCAACGCCTGGCAGGGCTTCGTCGGCATCTTCAAGTTGGGGATGCAGCATATTGCCGAGGGCACCGACCACCTCCTGTTCCTGCTCACCCTGCTGCTGCCCGCCCCACTGCTGGCCGTCATGAACCGTCGGCCCCACTGGGGGGCGTTCGGCGGCCCCCGGCGCTCGCTGCTGAACATCGTCAAGATCACCACCGCCTTCACCGTCGGCCACTCGCTGACGTTGCTGCTGGGCACCCTGCGGATCGTCAACGTGCCGGATGCCCCCATCGAGGCGCTGATCGCGGTCTCGATCCTGGTCTCGGCCGTGCACGCCCTGCGGCCGATCTTCCCGGGGCGTGAGCTCGTCATCGCGGGGGGGTTCGGGCTGATTCACGGGCTGGCCTTTTCCTCCACCCTGGCCGAACTCGACCTCAGCCCGTGGCAGACGGCGCTGAGTCTGCTGGGGTTCAACCTGGGGATCGAGGCGATGCAGCTCATCGTCATCGCCGTGACGATGCCGTGGCTGATCCTGCTGGCGCAAACGAGGCTCTATACCCCGGTGCGCACCCTCGGTGCGTCGCTCGCGGTCCTGGCCTCGCTGGGCTGGCTGGGGGACCGGGTGGGGCTGGCAAACCCGCTGGGCACGCTGGCGGATAGCCTGGGCGCGGCCGGGCCGTGGGCGCTGCTGGCCCTGGCGGCCCTCGCGCTGCTGGGCTTCGCCTTCAGGCGGGCGGGCAATCAGGGGGTCTCCACCTCCTAG
- a CDS encoding putative bifunctional diguanylate cyclase/phosphodiesterase, whose translation MSAEPSAESGVHPLLERDLRALGLDETAPPDPGAWRQLLSRVSETCARVDADRAQAARAGQEQRAFYEGILGRLPVEVVVLDPGGRYLFCNRAAIRDDTIRAWIIGRSDREYVEHRGFDPEVAHRREAQFRAAVEGGRPVSWEETFPGSPGPRHHLRHFNPVFSPDGRLELVLGYGRDITERREAQEALERLNGELERRVEERTEELRRMGEQLQHDAFHDALTGLPNRALLRDRLGQAIERAHRRPGGQFAVLLLDCDRFKGVNDSLGHTAGDALLVELAGRLRGCVRPLDTVARMGGDEFVILLEEVDPAEALRAAERVQRALGTPLSLGGQDVQMSASIGVVLADPAHGGPEDVLRDADIAMYRAKARGRAGHQLFTAELRAEAQGLITLERDLRAAVREGQLTVEYQPIVALGSGEPEGFEALVRWSHPTLGPVSPAQFIPVAEESGLILDLDRWVLREASGRMEAWRREIPGPGPLSLSVNFSGQQFAQPDLCERVEEILRETGFDPRRLKIEMTESVLVQDSEVARANFDRLRALGIGLHIDDFGTGYSSLGYLQHHPVNVIKIDRSFITRMSSSPESAELVRTMIGMARHLGLRVVAEGIESAEQLGALRALGCDYGQGYLFSRPLGEGAAALFLQGVRGAATSHGVTP comes from the coding sequence ATGTCGGCTGAACCGTCGGCCGAATCCGGGGTCCACCCCCTGCTGGAGCGCGACCTGCGGGCGCTGGGGCTCGACGAGACCGCGCCGCCGGACCCCGGGGCGTGGCGGCAGCTTCTCTCGCGGGTCTCGGAGACCTGCGCCCGGGTCGACGCGGACCGGGCGCAGGCGGCGCGCGCCGGGCAGGAGCAGCGGGCCTTTTACGAGGGCATCCTGGGCCGCCTGCCCGTCGAGGTGGTCGTGCTCGACCCGGGGGGCCGCTACCTGTTTTGCAACCGGGCCGCCATTCGCGACGACACCATCCGGGCATGGATCATCGGCCGCAGCGACCGCGAGTACGTCGAGCACCGGGGCTTCGACCCGGAGGTGGCACACCGCCGCGAGGCCCAGTTCCGGGCGGCGGTCGAGGGGGGGCGCCCGGTCTCCTGGGAGGAGACGTTCCCCGGCTCCCCCGGCCCCCGGCACCACCTGCGGCACTTCAACCCGGTGTTCTCGCCGGACGGGCGGCTGGAGCTGGTGCTGGGCTACGGCCGCGACATCACCGAGCGCCGCGAGGCGCAAGAAGCCCTCGAGCGGCTCAACGGCGAGCTGGAGCGGCGGGTCGAGGAGCGCACCGAGGAGCTGCGGCGGATGGGCGAGCAGCTTCAGCACGACGCCTTCCACGACGCGCTGACCGGGCTGCCCAACCGCGCGCTGCTGCGAGACCGGCTGGGGCAGGCCATCGAGCGCGCCCACCGCCGACCGGGGGGGCAGTTCGCGGTGCTGCTCCTCGACTGCGACCGCTTCAAGGGGGTCAACGATTCCCTCGGGCACACGGCGGGCGACGCCCTGCTCGTCGAGCTGGCGGGGCGGCTGCGGGGCTGCGTGCGGCCCCTGGACACGGTGGCGCGCATGGGCGGGGACGAGTTCGTGATCCTGCTGGAGGAGGTGGACCCGGCGGAGGCGCTGCGGGCGGCCGAGCGCGTCCAGCGGGCCCTGGGGACGCCACTGTCCCTGGGGGGCCAGGACGTGCAGATGTCGGCGAGCATCGGGGTGGTCCTCGCCGACCCGGCACACGGCGGTCCCGAGGACGTGCTGCGCGACGCGGACATCGCCATGTACCGGGCCAAGGCGCGCGGCCGGGCGGGGCACCAGCTCTTTACCGCCGAGCTGCGCGCCGAGGCGCAGGGGCTGATCACCCTGGAGCGTGACCTGCGCGCCGCCGTGCGGGAGGGGCAGCTCACGGTCGAGTACCAGCCGATCGTCGCCCTGGGCAGCGGGGAGCCGGAGGGCTTCGAGGCGCTCGTGCGCTGGTCGCACCCCACCCTGGGGCCGGTCTCCCCCGCCCAGTTCATCCCGGTCGCCGAGGAGAGCGGGCTGATCCTCGACCTCGACCGCTGGGTGCTGCGCGAGGCGTCGGGGCGAATGGAGGCCTGGCGGCGGGAGATCCCGGGCCCGGGCCCCCTGAGCCTGAGCGTGAACTTCTCCGGCCAGCAGTTCGCCCAGCCCGACCTGTGCGAGCGGGTCGAGGAGATCCTGCGCGAGACCGGCTTCGACCCGCGGCGCCTGAAGATCGAGATGACCGAGAGCGTTCTCGTGCAGGACTCGGAGGTCGCCCGCGCGAACTTTGACCGCCTGCGGGCCCTCGGGATCGGGCTGCACATCGACGACTTCGGGACCGGCTACTCCTCGCTGGGCTACCTCCAGCACCACCCGGTCAACGTCATCAAGATCGACCGCTCCTTTATCACGCGCATGTCGTCCAGCCCCGAGAGCGCCGAACTCGTCCGCACCATGATCGGCATGGCCCGGCACCTCGGCCTGCGGGTCGTTGCCGAGGGCATCGAGTCGGCGGAACAGCTCGGCGCCCTGCGCGCGCTGGGCTGCGACTACGGGCAGGGCTACCTCTTCTCCCGGCCGCTCGGCGAGGGGGCGGCGGCCCTGTTCTTGCAGGGCGTGCGCGGGGCCGCGACCAGCCACGGGGTCACCCCCTGA